A region of the Sporomusaceae bacterium genome:
TTACCCTCGTCGACAACGCCGCCGCCAAGGAAAACGTCGTCAAATTCGCCGCCGCCAACGGCTGCGGCGTCAGCGTCGAAGAGCAGGGCGGCAACTACCGCATCTGCATAACCAAAGGCGCGCCCGTCGCAGCCGGCCACAGCGGGCCGGCCGGCGGCCAGGCCGAGCGCCCGGCCGGAAACACCGTCTACCTCATCACAAAAGACACCCTCGGCCACGGCAGCGACGAACTTGGCGCCATCCTCACGAAATCCTTCTTCTACACTGTCCGCGAAAGCCAGCCGTTGCCCAATGCCATCCTCTTCATCAACGGCGGCGTCCGGCTCGCTGTCGCCGGCTCGCCTGTCCTCGACCACCTCGCCGCCCTCGCCGCCGCCGGCGTTACCGTGCTGTCCTGCGGCACCTGTCTCGACTACTTCGGGCTTAAAGACCGACTCGCGGTCGGCGGCGTCACCAACATGTACTCCATCCTCGACCAGCTGGCCGCCGGCAAAGCCGTCACCCTGTGAGGTGACTGACACGGATAAGCAATACGACCGTCTGTTCACCTTCTTCTCCGTCCACGATGCCGTTCGGGCCGAGCATCTCCTCGCCGGGGCCGGGATCAAGGCTATAGCCCGTCCGACCCCGCGCGAGATCGACCTAAGCTGCGGCCACAGTCTGCAGCTCGCCGCCGACGACCAGGCGGCCGCCCTCGCCGTCCTGGCCGCAAACGCGGCCCGCTGGGGCAAACTTTACAGCCGCGTGTCCGCCCGCGTGTGGGAAAAAATCTGCGAATACGAGGAATAAGCATGGAGAGCATCCTTAAACCCGACCTGCTGTACGTCTTCGGGTACAAAGGCGCGCGCATCGTCGTCATAATCATCGTCGCCGCCATAGTCGTCCGTCTTAGCGGCCTGGTCGTCGACCGCCTCTTCCACCCCCCCGACGGCACGCAGAAGTTCCTCGAAGAAAAACGGGCCCGCACCCTGAGCGTCCTGCTCAAGACCATCATCCGCTACACGCTCTGCTTTCTGGCCGTCATCCTCATCCTGCAGGAATTCAGCATCGACACCACCTCCATCATCGCCGGCGCGGGCGTCATCGGCCTGGCTCTGGGCGTCGGCGCCCAGGGGCTCGTCAAGGACTTCATCACCGGCTTTTTCATCATCTTCGAAGACCAGTTTGCCGTTGGCGACTACATCGTCAGCGACACCATGTCCGGCACGGTCGAAGAGCTGACCTTCCGCGTCACCAAACTGCGCGACGCCAGCGGCGTCCTCCACATCATCCCCAACGGCGCCATCTCCCGTGTCAGCAACTACACCCGCGGCCAGATGCAGGCCGTTATCAACATCCCCATCGCCTACGAGGCCGACATCGACAAAGTCATCGCCCTGCTCGGCGAAGCGGCGCGCGAAATCGCCCGCATGCCCGAAGTGCAGGACGGTCCGAAGGTCATCGGCGTCGTCGATCTCCGCCCCGGCGAAGTCATCGTGCGGGTCGTCGCCAAAACCGTTCCTCTCGAACAGATCAAAGTCGAGACCGCCTTCCGCCACAAGGCCAAGGTGCTGTTCGAGCAGGCCAACATTCCGGCGCCGGGGCTGCCGCTGCTGCCTGGCCGGCAGGAGGGGAAA
Encoded here:
- a CDS encoding DUF3343 domain-containing protein: MTDTDKQYDRLFTFFSVHDAVRAEHLLAGAGIKAIARPTPREIDLSCGHSLQLAADDQAAALAVLAANAARWGKLYSRVSARVWEKICEYEE
- a CDS encoding mechanosensitive ion channel family protein, with amino-acid sequence MESILKPDLLYVFGYKGARIVVIIIVAAIVVRLSGLVVDRLFHPPDGTQKFLEEKRARTLSVLLKTIIRYTLCFLAVILILQEFSIDTTSIIAGAGVIGLALGVGAQGLVKDFITGFFIIFEDQFAVGDYIVSDTMSGTVEELTFRVTKLRDASGVLHIIPNGAISRVSNYTRGQMQAVINIPIAYEADIDKVIALLGEAAREIARMPEVQDGPKVIGVVDLRPGEVIVRVVAKTVPLEQIKVETAFRHKAKVLFEQANIPAPGLPLLPGRQEGKA
- the yedF gene encoding sulfurtransferase-like selenium metabolism protein YedF, yielding MSTEIDARGLACPQPLIATKKALDVIADGVVITLVDNAAAKENVVKFAAANGCGVSVEEQGGNYRICITKGAPVAAGHSGPAGGQAERPAGNTVYLITKDTLGHGSDELGAILTKSFFYTVRESQPLPNAILFINGGVRLAVAGSPVLDHLAALAAAGVTVLSCGTCLDYFGLKDRLAVGGVTNMYSILDQLAAGKAVTL